A window of the Bdellovibrio sp. ZAP7 genome harbors these coding sequences:
- a CDS encoding HEAT repeat domain-containing protein → MNTKILLPVLFIGFSSSAFAAKNIPSPDTLSSAMEVLNLPGENRRMAIDGNPKFYDSFISLAFSDKQPMNIRWKALMGAAEAKRLEATADLLKAGSHDQWYMRNAALIALSEVNPTQADKLAQKLVKDKALVVRSAAVEVLGKNMSDETRGLLWEELNKDYNFKNKQSLWIRHQIVEQLAKKPMDSEMKTFAGLLTDNDQRVQLPAVRGLQKLTGVKLGETKLKQSELVSLWKDYVKKEKL, encoded by the coding sequence ATGAATACGAAAATCCTGTTGCCCGTTTTGTTTATCGGTTTTTCTTCAAGCGCTTTCGCAGCTAAAAACATTCCTTCACCTGATACTTTAAGTTCCGCAATGGAAGTCCTGAATTTGCCAGGGGAAAATCGTCGCATGGCGATCGATGGCAACCCTAAATTCTATGACAGTTTTATTTCTTTGGCCTTCAGTGACAAGCAGCCGATGAATATTCGTTGGAAGGCTTTGATGGGAGCTGCAGAAGCAAAACGCCTTGAAGCCACGGCGGATCTTTTGAAAGCCGGCTCCCATGATCAGTGGTATATGAGAAATGCCGCTTTGATTGCTTTGTCTGAAGTAAACCCAACTCAAGCTGATAAATTGGCGCAAAAGCTGGTGAAGGATAAAGCCCTGGTGGTTCGTTCTGCTGCGGTTGAGGTTTTGGGTAAAAATATGTCTGATGAGACTCGTGGCCTTTTGTGGGAAGAGTTGAATAAAGATTATAACTTTAAAAACAAACAAAGCCTTTGGATCCGTCATCAGATCGTTGAGCAATTAGCGAAAAAACCAATGGATAGCGAAATGAAGACTTTCGCGGGTCTTTTAACGGATAATGACCAAAGAGTTCAGCTGCCAGCGGTGCGCGGCCTGCAAAAACTAACCGGGGTTAAGCTCGGGGAAACCAAGCTTAAGCAAAGCGAACTCGTGAGTCTGTGGAAAGACTACGTTAAAAAAGAAAAGCTATAG
- a CDS encoding enoyl-CoA hydratase-related protein produces MSFYSQSFPHLKVSFKKHQLWVTLDNPEQSNAITYEMIDSLTKVLRHADFDSEVRVIVLTGEGANFCAGGDVKAMENKTGMFAGEPNELRMRYIHGIQQIPKCIEELSTPLIAMVNGAAIGAGCDLAMMCDLRVGSDKSKFGETFVKLGLVPGDGGSFFLQRVIGYSRAMQMSLTADLVVGEEAFKWGLLNYYASGDLVAETEKVAEKIAANAPVAVQMTKKLMKAAYLQDANNVLEQAAAYQGITQRTQDHFIALQAIKEKKSPEFSGK; encoded by the coding sequence ATGTCTTTTTATTCGCAAAGTTTCCCGCATTTGAAGGTGTCTTTTAAGAAACATCAACTGTGGGTGACTTTGGATAATCCTGAACAAAGTAATGCGATCACTTACGAGATGATCGATTCTTTGACCAAAGTTCTTCGCCATGCCGATTTTGATTCTGAAGTTCGAGTGATCGTCCTAACCGGCGAAGGCGCGAACTTTTGCGCCGGTGGTGACGTCAAAGCCATGGAAAATAAAACCGGAATGTTCGCGGGGGAGCCCAACGAACTTCGCATGCGTTATATCCACGGTATTCAGCAAATTCCAAAATGCATCGAGGAACTATCCACTCCGCTGATTGCTATGGTGAACGGTGCCGCGATTGGGGCAGGCTGTGATCTGGCGATGATGTGTGATCTGCGCGTGGGATCTGATAAATCCAAATTCGGCGAAACTTTTGTAAAATTGGGTTTGGTGCCGGGTGATGGGGGCAGCTTCTTTTTGCAAAGAGTGATTGGATATTCCCGCGCGATGCAGATGTCTTTAACGGCAGATTTGGTTGTGGGGGAGGAAGCCTTTAAGTGGGGACTTCTGAACTATTACGCTTCTGGAGATTTAGTTGCGGAAACTGAAAAAGTGGCGGAGAAAATTGCTGCTAATGCACCAGTAGCCGTGCAAATGACCAAGAAATTGATGAAGGCTGCCTACTTGCAAGATGCCAATAACGTTTTGGAGCAAGCTGCCGCTTATCAAGGGATCACGCAAAGAACCCAAGATCATTTCATCGCTCTGCAAGCTATCAAAGAAAAGAAATCCCCTGAATTCAGTGGGAAATAA
- the chrA gene encoding chromate efflux transporter: MFWIFLRLGLTSFGGPIAHLGYFRDEFVEKRKWFDDHSYADIVALCQFLPGPASSQVGISIGLSRAGIAGAIAAWVGFTLPSAIVLMTFAFGVAAYGGSLKSGGLHGLKVVAVAVVAQAIWGMAKSLTPDFKRAAIAVTAAALTLSFSSALVQIGVIVLGAILGLILVKNVSSLPHTSIRVPLSHRAGVISLVLFAGLLFVLPLLGSMNESAKVIDSFYRTGSLVFGGGHVVLPLLKAEVVNTGWVSSDAFMAGYGAAQAVPGPLFTFAAYLGAILTTNLTGVFGAAACLIAVFLPSFLIVFGVLPFWEKLRRIKKMRFAVAGINASVVGLLIAAFYNPVWTSAIFTVKDFILAIICFVLLLFAKAPSWAVVILGALAGAVLY; encoded by the coding sequence GTGTTCTGGATTTTCCTGCGCTTGGGACTTACTTCATTCGGTGGGCCGATCGCCCATCTGGGGTATTTCCGCGATGAATTTGTCGAAAAAAGAAAATGGTTTGATGACCATTCCTATGCGGATATTGTAGCCCTTTGTCAGTTTTTACCAGGACCTGCGAGCAGCCAAGTGGGAATTTCTATCGGACTTTCCAGGGCTGGAATTGCCGGAGCGATCGCCGCATGGGTGGGCTTTACTTTGCCGTCAGCAATTGTGTTGATGACATTTGCTTTTGGTGTCGCCGCTTACGGGGGAAGTTTAAAAAGTGGTGGGCTTCATGGTTTGAAAGTCGTCGCAGTCGCTGTCGTCGCGCAAGCCATCTGGGGTATGGCCAAAAGTCTCACTCCTGATTTTAAGCGCGCGGCAATTGCAGTGACCGCTGCGGCATTGACGCTTTCATTTTCTTCGGCGTTAGTACAAATCGGAGTCATTGTTTTGGGTGCGATCTTGGGATTGATCTTGGTTAAAAATGTTTCAAGCCTTCCGCACACATCGATTCGAGTTCCGTTAAGTCATCGCGCAGGAGTGATTTCATTGGTTCTGTTTGCGGGATTGCTTTTCGTTCTGCCACTTCTTGGTTCCATGAACGAGTCAGCAAAAGTCATCGACAGTTTTTATCGCACGGGCTCTTTGGTTTTCGGTGGCGGTCATGTGGTACTGCCCCTTTTGAAAGCGGAAGTAGTGAATACCGGATGGGTGAGTAGTGATGCCTTCATGGCGGGATACGGAGCCGCGCAAGCAGTGCCGGGACCACTTTTTACTTTCGCGGCCTATCTAGGTGCTATTCTAACGACAAACTTAACCGGGGTATTCGGTGCCGCTGCCTGCTTGATTGCCGTCTTCTTGCCATCCTTTTTAATAGTGTTCGGAGTGCTGCCGTTCTGGGAAAAGCTCCGCCGCATTAAAAAAATGCGCTTCGCAGTGGCAGGAATCAATGCCTCCGTCGTCGGACTTTTGATCGCAGCTTTTTACAATCCTGTTTGGACCAGCGCCATTTTCACAGTGAAAGATTTTATTTTAGCCATAATCTGCTTCGTTCTTTTGCTGTTCGCAAAAGCACCATCATGGGCCGTCGTCATCTTAGGCGCACTGGCCGGTGCGGTCCTTTATTGA
- a CDS encoding dihydroorotase translates to MYDIIIRGGTCLLPHPSNIGLIEQQADIGISNGRITKIREKIFDSAPCMIDATGLHILPGVIDSQVHFREPGLTHKEDLETGTKAAVLGGVTSIFEMPNTNPPTTTVAHFQDKLDMAKNRAHANYAFFAGASHDNVGILQNLEILPHCSGIKIFMGSSTGSLLVEDDETLENILNQGHRRVIVHSEDEMRLRERRHIAVEMADVHYHPVWRDVETAVNSTQRLLRLARKTGRKIHVLHVSTAEEMDILQNAKDISTVEVLPQHLTLYAPDCYDRLGTYAQQNPPIREKRHLDRLWKALQDGTVDVIGSDHAPHTREEKDRPYPASPSGVPGVQTLVPIMLNHVHEGRLSLQKFVELVTENPCRVFNVKNKGRLREGYDADITIVDLKKQMTIDNSWIASRCGWTPFHGMQVTGWVTHTVVSGKLAHAHGEIVEAHSGTAVNFEGTL, encoded by the coding sequence ATGTACGACATAATAATCAGAGGCGGAACCTGTTTACTTCCCCACCCCTCCAACATCGGTTTGATTGAACAACAGGCCGACATCGGAATTAGCAACGGCCGCATCACTAAGATTCGCGAAAAAATCTTCGACTCTGCACCATGCATGATCGATGCAACTGGACTCCACATCTTGCCTGGCGTGATCGATAGCCAAGTGCATTTCCGCGAACCCGGCTTAACCCACAAGGAAGACCTGGAAACCGGCACCAAAGCAGCCGTTTTGGGTGGAGTGACGAGCATTTTTGAAATGCCCAACACCAACCCTCCCACAACCACGGTCGCTCACTTTCAAGATAAATTGGATATGGCAAAAAACCGTGCGCATGCGAACTATGCGTTCTTTGCCGGAGCTTCTCACGATAATGTGGGTATTTTGCAAAACCTGGAAATCTTGCCCCATTGCTCTGGGATCAAAATCTTCATGGGCAGCTCCACCGGAAGCCTGTTAGTTGAAGACGATGAGACGCTGGAAAATATTTTAAATCAGGGCCATCGTCGAGTCATCGTTCACAGCGAAGACGAGATGCGCCTGCGCGAGCGCCGTCATATCGCAGTTGAAATGGCTGATGTTCACTATCATCCGGTATGGCGAGACGTTGAAACGGCAGTGAACTCAACCCAACGTTTGCTACGTTTGGCTCGCAAAACGGGTCGTAAAATCCACGTTCTGCATGTTTCCACAGCTGAAGAAATGGACATCTTGCAGAATGCAAAAGATATCTCCACTGTCGAAGTTCTGCCTCAGCATTTAACATTATATGCTCCTGATTGTTACGACCGTTTGGGAACATACGCGCAACAAAATCCACCGATCCGTGAAAAACGTCACTTGGATCGTCTGTGGAAGGCCTTGCAAGATGGAACAGTAGATGTGATCGGGTCCGATCATGCGCCTCACACTCGCGAAGAAAAAGACCGTCCTTACCCAGCAAGTCCTTCGGGAGTTCCTGGTGTGCAAACGTTGGTTCCGATTATGCTGAACCACGTCCATGAAGGCCGCTTGTCTTTGCAAAAGTTCGTGGAACTGGTCACTGAAAACCCTTGCCGCGTGTTCAACGTCAAAAACAAAGGACGCCTGCGCGAAGGTTATGATGCCGACATCACGATCGTGGATTTGAAAAAGCAGATGACGATTGATAATTCCTGGATTGCGAGCCGCTGCGGATGGACCCCATTCCATGGCATGCAAGTGACTGGTTGGGTCACTCACACAGTGGTATCTGGAAAATTAGCGCATGCTCACGGTGAAATTGTGGAAGCACATTCTGGAACTGCGGTGAATTTCGAGGGCACTCTTTAA
- the rsgA gene encoding ribosome small subunit-dependent GTPase A yields MFISDKEFLFLFGWDDFFESQVPSDSSSSLFPARVVCEERNLYRVQSGFEQVFWASVTGKMQFNATSRVQYPAVGDWVLVELPHQSDRGVIHRVLDRKSTVHRKQVGSSADMQILSTNVDYAFITSSVNADLNYRRIERYLAVAYDAGVVPVILLTKADTVQGSIDEVLAEVQNEFAGVKVHTLSRDEFQQAEFLPEYLKKGTTSVVIGSSGVGKSTLVNFLIGEDVIKTQEIREDDDKGRHTTTSRHLYISRYGGLIIDTPGMRELQLSDHSEGLSSQFAEVEELINSCRFSDCQHQTEPGCAVKAALEDGTLSEEKWRSYLKLEAEVRAGLRKQDRVLAAEDRKMWKKLTNDAKERARFKKRIR; encoded by the coding sequence ATGTTTATTTCCGATAAGGAATTTTTGTTTCTTTTTGGTTGGGACGACTTTTTTGAAAGTCAGGTTCCTAGCGATTCGTCGTCGTCTTTATTTCCTGCCCGTGTTGTATGCGAAGAAAGAAATCTCTATCGCGTGCAATCGGGATTTGAACAAGTATTTTGGGCGTCCGTTACTGGCAAGATGCAGTTTAATGCGACCTCAAGAGTCCAATATCCCGCAGTGGGGGATTGGGTATTAGTGGAGCTACCCCATCAGTCCGACCGCGGGGTCATCCACCGAGTGCTCGACAGAAAATCGACTGTTCACCGAAAGCAGGTGGGATCAAGTGCTGACATGCAGATTCTTTCCACGAATGTGGATTATGCATTTATCACCTCATCTGTGAACGCGGATCTAAATTACCGTCGTATCGAAAGATACCTGGCGGTGGCTTATGATGCGGGGGTGGTACCGGTCATTCTTTTAACTAAGGCGGATACCGTTCAGGGAAGTATCGACGAAGTTTTGGCCGAGGTTCAAAATGAATTTGCGGGAGTGAAAGTGCATACCCTTTCCAGGGATGAATTCCAACAGGCAGAGTTCCTGCCGGAATACCTTAAAAAGGGCACGACTTCGGTGGTTATTGGTTCTTCGGGCGTGGGTAAGTCGACCTTGGTGAACTTCTTGATTGGTGAGGACGTCATCAAGACACAGGAAATCAGGGAGGATGATGATAAAGGTCGTCACACCACCACGTCTCGGCATCTTTATATTAGCCGTTACGGTGGATTGATTATCGATACTCCGGGAATGCGTGAGTTGCAGTTATCCGATCATTCTGAAGGGTTAAGCAGTCAGTTCGCTGAAGTGGAGGAGTTGATTAACAGTTGTCGTTTCAGCGATTGCCAACATCAGACTGAGCCAGGTTGTGCGGTGAAAGCGGCGTTGGAAGATGGAACTCTGTCTGAAGAAAAGTGGCGCAGTTATCTTAAGCTTGAAGCCGAAGTGCGCGCAGGTTTACGGAAGCAAGACCGCGTTCTGGCAGCCGAAGATCGCAAGATGTGGAAGAAGTTAACCAACGATGCGAAAGAACGGGCCCGGTTTAAGAAAAGAATCAGGTAA
- a CDS encoding DMT family transporter: MINQSGSLEVHDSSRFNNLLSGVLFVALGSSSYGMLSTFVKLAYKQNFTTAEVTVSQVIWGALILTIMNGLFNKNAKKLTTIETRQLMIAGIPVGLTSVLYYLSVKYIDASVAVVLLMQSVWMGIVVETIRSKRAPGIDKVLAVAMILFGTLMATNVFGASHNLDMRGVVLAVLAAMSFSWALASTQSVASHLHPIKRSQIMMYGACIVVGLFGFLTQLGPYYLNVRLIGEEFIRNQPFNFSIFMSYGLIIAIFGTVIPPIMLNKGFPIVGVGLGSIISAVELPFAMTISFLVLNESVVSTQWLGAMVIIMAIVLLNYKMILRSDC, encoded by the coding sequence ATGATAAATCAATCCGGGTCTCTTGAAGTTCACGATAGCTCTCGTTTCAATAATCTTTTATCTGGTGTTTTATTTGTTGCCTTGGGTTCCTCCAGTTACGGCATGCTTTCCACTTTCGTAAAACTCGCTTACAAGCAAAATTTCACCACGGCCGAGGTCACGGTTTCTCAAGTGATCTGGGGCGCTTTGATTTTGACGATCATGAATGGTCTTTTTAATAAGAACGCTAAAAAATTGACGACGATTGAAACTCGTCAATTGATGATTGCTGGGATCCCGGTGGGACTGACCAGTGTTCTTTACTATCTATCCGTGAAATATATTGATGCTTCTGTCGCTGTCGTTTTGCTGATGCAATCAGTATGGATGGGGATCGTGGTTGAAACGATTCGCAGCAAGCGTGCTCCTGGCATCGACAAAGTTTTGGCAGTGGCGATGATTTTATTTGGCACCTTGATGGCGACAAATGTTTTTGGTGCTTCCCATAATTTGGATATGCGGGGAGTGGTGCTGGCGGTGTTGGCGGCGATGTCTTTTAGCTGGGCGCTCGCTTCAACTCAAAGTGTGGCGTCTCATTTACATCCCATCAAGCGCAGTCAGATCATGATGTATGGGGCTTGCATTGTTGTGGGGTTGTTTGGATTTCTAACTCAACTCGGGCCTTATTATCTGAACGTGCGCCTGATCGGCGAAGAGTTCATTCGCAATCAGCCCTTTAATTTTTCTATCTTTATGTCTTACGGTTTGATCATCGCGATCTTTGGAACGGTGATTCCACCGATCATGTTGAACAAAGGGTTCCCCATCGTGGGAGTGGGCTTAGGGAGCATTATCTCGGCCGTTGAACTTCCTTTTGCGATGACGATTTCATTCTTGGTATTAAACGAATCCGTCGTCAGCACGCAGTGGCTGGGAGCGATGGTCATCATCATGGCGATCGTCCTTTTAAATTATAAAATGATCTTAAGAAGTGACTGTTAA
- a CDS encoding inner membrane-spanning protein YciB codes for MQQNSAKSKAMAVFFAGLLPVIAFTVIEDQYGTIAGLIAGMVFGVGEICFELYKHKKVQKITWIGNGLLLVLGGVSLISDEGIWFKMQPAIMEAAFAIALWVSWFIKKPLIVVLAEQQGQKLPEFMKTRMSGMTFRMGIFFAAHAVLATWAALHWSSNAWALLKGVGLTVSLIVYMLLEVLYIRRSAMKALTPEQIAEQIKKIQEEQQSQ; via the coding sequence ATGCAGCAGAATTCTGCCAAATCTAAAGCCATGGCGGTCTTTTTCGCCGGGCTTTTGCCGGTTATTGCCTTTACAGTTATTGAAGATCAGTACGGCACCATCGCGGGTTTGATCGCCGGGATGGTATTTGGTGTGGGCGAAATTTGCTTTGAACTTTATAAGCATAAAAAAGTTCAGAAGATCACTTGGATTGGTAACGGATTGTTATTGGTTTTGGGTGGTGTCTCTTTAATTTCCGACGAAGGCATCTGGTTTAAAATGCAACCCGCGATCATGGAAGCAGCCTTTGCGATTGCTTTGTGGGTTTCGTGGTTTATTAAAAAGCCATTGATTGTGGTATTAGCTGAACAACAAGGACAGAAACTTCCAGAGTTCATGAAAACTCGCATGAGTGGCATGACTTTCCGAATGGGGATCTTTTTTGCCGCGCACGCGGTCCTGGCAACTTGGGCTGCCCTTCACTGGAGCTCGAATGCTTGGGCTCTGCTTAAAGGCGTGGGGCTAACAGTCAGCTTGATCGTCTATATGTTGCTGGAAGTTTTATACATCCGCAGATCCGCGATGAAGGCTTTAACACCTGAACAAATCGCCGAACAAATCAAAAAAATTCAAGAAGAACAGCAAAGTCAATAA
- a CDS encoding tRNA-uridine aminocarboxypropyltransferase, which yields MDLQTYLSNKEKLKTTGPVYRELCDACVQPSFSCYCEHVKSFDPGMDVVILIHPIEMKRRIATGRMSYLVLDNSFLIRGQDYSNDAEVNELLQDPGRHCVMLYPGKNSANLSEMSETQKAELVPPGKRLTLFVIDGTWATAVKTIRQSTNLQAIPRICFSPDKPSNFRVRKQPKSFCYSTIEAIHQTIELVGGVLGFDVHSRRHDDLLYVFDKMVERQIECAKSGEAKPRHLRYSRDLKKQLGLTGKVF from the coding sequence ATGGATCTGCAGACCTATTTATCCAATAAAGAAAAATTAAAAACCACGGGTCCCGTTTATCGGGAGCTGTGTGATGCTTGCGTGCAGCCTTCCTTTAGCTGTTACTGCGAACATGTGAAATCCTTTGATCCAGGAATGGATGTGGTGATTTTGATTCATCCGATCGAGATGAAGCGCAGAATTGCCACAGGCCGCATGTCGTACCTTGTTTTGGATAACTCCTTCTTGATTCGTGGCCAGGATTATTCGAATGATGCTGAAGTGAATGAACTTTTGCAGGATCCCGGTCGTCATTGCGTGATGCTTTATCCGGGAAAGAATTCTGCTAATTTAAGTGAAATGTCTGAAACGCAAAAAGCCGAACTGGTGCCCCCTGGAAAGCGTCTGACTTTGTTTGTCATCGACGGGACGTGGGCGACAGCAGTAAAAACCATTCGTCAAAGCACGAATCTGCAGGCGATTCCCAGAATTTGTTTTTCTCCGGATAAGCCTTCTAATTTCCGGGTGCGCAAGCAGCCTAAGTCTTTTTGCTATTCCACGATTGAAGCGATACACCAAACAATCGAGCTTGTCGGTGGTGTGTTAGGATTCGATGTTCATTCTCGTCGTCATGATGACTTGCTTTATGTTTTCGATAAAATGGTCGAACGCCAAATCGAGTGCGCTAAAAGTGGCGAAGCAAAACCAAGACATCTTAGATACAGTCGCGATCTTAAAAAACAACTGGGGCTGACTGGAAAAGTCTTTTAA
- a CDS encoding DoxX family protein, which translates to MNIKNFIFATNTGTTGQVGLAIFRIFVGLVMAFVHGLGKFPISEQLIQGVASVGFPMPVMFAHAAALSELVGGVLLALGLLTRPAAIFMAFTMFVAGTFVHAADPFNVKELAFLYMFVCIFFACYGGGRFSIDNKMGSKV; encoded by the coding sequence ATGAACATTAAGAATTTTATTTTCGCGACGAATACAGGAACCACGGGACAAGTTGGCTTGGCCATCTTCCGGATTTTTGTCGGCTTAGTTATGGCATTCGTTCACGGACTGGGTAAGTTCCCCATTTCCGAACAACTGATTCAAGGTGTGGCTTCGGTGGGTTTTCCGATGCCAGTGATGTTCGCCCATGCAGCGGCACTCAGTGAACTGGTCGGCGGAGTTTTATTGGCGTTGGGTTTATTGACTCGCCCGGCGGCGATTTTTATGGCTTTCACGATGTTTGTTGCGGGAACTTTCGTGCATGCAGCCGATCCCTTTAACGTGAAAGAGTTGGCGTTTCTTTACATGTTCGTCTGTATTTTCTTTGCTTGTTATGGTGGCGGTAGATTTTCAATCGATAACAAAATGGGCAGCAAAGTCTAA
- a CDS encoding general secretion pathway protein GspD: MKWIILALLSLSVVAASASDKIKFNFLDTEVSKMIEAYSKSTGQKFVVDPSVRGKASIFVQEPITTEEAFNQLSSALAVNGFAISKQGDTMIVKSARNIQRDLIEVSTEVPALKPERMATWIYTFKNIAAAEVNRSVRIMPSRDGEMNTFDKNNQIIFTDWTSNLNRMAAILKELDKPADPAAAKLAAEDKKGSMKREASKKKEETKTSN, translated from the coding sequence ATGAAATGGATCATCTTAGCCCTTTTGTCTTTGTCAGTTGTGGCTGCGAGTGCCTCAGATAAAATCAAATTTAACTTCTTAGACACTGAAGTTAGCAAAATGATCGAAGCTTATTCGAAATCGACAGGACAGAAATTCGTCGTGGATCCTTCTGTTCGTGGTAAGGCGTCCATTTTTGTCCAAGAGCCCATTACGACTGAAGAAGCCTTCAATCAATTGTCTTCAGCTTTGGCCGTGAATGGTTTTGCGATCAGTAAGCAAGGCGACACTATGATCGTGAAATCTGCTCGCAACATTCAACGTGATTTGATTGAAGTTAGCACCGAAGTTCCGGCATTAAAGCCTGAAAGAATGGCGACTTGGATTTATACTTTTAAGAATATCGCAGCTGCTGAAGTCAATCGCAGTGTCCGAATCATGCCTTCTAGAGATGGCGAAATGAACACATTCGATAAAAACAATCAGATCATCTTTACAGATTGGACTTCGAATCTGAACCGTATGGCGGCAATTTTGAAAGAACTTGATAAACCAGCAGATCCGGCCGCAGCCAAATTAGCGGCAGAGGATAAAAAAGGTTCCATGAAAAGGGAAGCCTCTAAGAAAAAAGAAGAAACTAAAACTTCAAACTAA
- a CDS encoding PilZ domain-containing protein, whose protein sequence is MKRKPWAIIVLALLHIIAPLGSFIFNAVRAGRTFEAQWYFWTKVLPPMFMVIYVLLPILAGIFIYLCKRWSYWAYLGCLLIIFITNVMAFINSMSWLNFFYLLGVLVVDLLAVAYFVVPAVRQVYFDPRMRWWEAAPRFVFKNPVMVNGSEGEISNISKGGMFVRTSLNLFEDQSVNLEWQFEGVTYKGLGTVVFKKATGDGYGIQYKELDSPSEVKALCSKLSSRGQMVPERLPGPDDSFGVWLKKVFKNREGLFPKK, encoded by the coding sequence ATGAAAAGAAAACCTTGGGCCATCATCGTACTCGCACTTCTTCACATCATCGCGCCTCTTGGAAGCTTTATCTTTAATGCGGTCCGAGCGGGACGCACCTTCGAAGCACAGTGGTATTTTTGGACAAAAGTACTTCCACCCATGTTCATGGTTATTTATGTCCTTTTGCCAATCTTGGCGGGGATCTTCATCTACCTTTGTAAACGCTGGTCCTACTGGGCGTATCTTGGCTGCTTGTTGATTATCTTTATCACTAACGTGATGGCGTTCATTAACAGCATGAGTTGGTTGAACTTCTTCTATTTATTAGGTGTTTTGGTGGTGGATCTTTTGGCGGTGGCCTACTTTGTGGTACCAGCAGTTCGCCAAGTTTACTTCGACCCAAGAATGCGTTGGTGGGAAGCAGCACCTCGTTTTGTTTTTAAAAATCCAGTGATGGTGAACGGTTCTGAAGGCGAAATCAGCAATATCTCTAAAGGTGGTATGTTTGTTCGCACGTCATTGAATCTTTTTGAAGATCAAAGCGTGAACCTTGAATGGCAATTTGAGGGTGTCACTTATAAGGGTCTGGGCACCGTAGTTTTCAAAAAAGCAACAGGCGATGGTTACGGCATCCAGTATAAAGAGTTGGATTCTCCTTCTGAAGTGAAGGCACTTTGTAGTAAGTTAAGTTCTCGTGGCCAAATGGTTCCTGAGCGCTTGCCGGGACCTGACGACAGCTTCGGCGTTTGGCTTAAAAAGGTCTTCAAAAATCGAGAAGGCTTGTTCCCTAAAAAATAG